From one Gemmatimonadaceae bacterium genomic stretch:
- a CDS encoding Ig-like domain-containing protein has protein sequence MLRKRFMLSIGAVAMAAVMGCADEVDPMFNEVAQVTVFSASGYSVQVGATLQLEGRAVTWSGDRVDERIDKWESSDPSKATVSNAGLVTGVAVGSTEITATADGIKSLGRLINVTANDGGVQ, from the coding sequence ATGCTCAGGAAGAGGTTCATGCTTTCGATCGGCGCCGTCGCAATGGCAGCCGTCATGGGATGCGCGGACGAAGTCGACCCCATGTTCAACGAAGTCGCGCAGGTCACCGTTTTCTCCGCGAGCGGATACTCCGTGCAGGTCGGAGCTACGCTCCAGCTCGAGGGGCGTGCGGTAACCTGGAGCGGGGACCGGGTGGACGAGAGGATCGACAAATGGGAGTCGTCCGATCCCTCGAAAGCCACCGTCTCCAATGCCGGACTGGTGACCGGCGTGGCAGTGGGCAGCACCGAGATCACCGCCACGGCGGACGGCATCAAGTCCCTGGGCAGGCTGATCAACGTGACGGCGAACGACGGGGGCGTGCAGTAG
- a CDS encoding SxtJ family membrane protein, whose protein sequence is MTPATTRPDDLGHTGRVFAFTMTAGFVFVALVSLWRGMPALTGVALALAVISFVAGLAVPGRLEPVRRGWMKLGEAIGRVTTPILLAIVYYVVLTPTGLLRRAFTGRRAAPDSYWQPRAPLPDKSRLERQF, encoded by the coding sequence ATGACTCCGGCAACGACGCGGCCCGACGACCTCGGGCACACCGGACGGGTCTTCGCCTTCACCATGACGGCGGGGTTCGTCTTCGTGGCGCTGGTCAGCCTCTGGCGCGGCATGCCGGCGCTCACGGGGGTCGCGCTGGCGCTGGCGGTCATCTCTTTCGTCGCGGGACTCGCGGTCCCGGGAAGGCTGGAGCCGGTCCGCAGGGGCTGGATGAAGCTGGGAGAAGCCATCGGCCGCGTGACGACGCCGATCCTGCTGGCTATCGTGTACTACGTCGTCCTCACGCCCACGGGGCTCCTGCGGCGCGCATTTACCGGCCGTCGCGCGGCCCCGGACTCATACTGGCAGCCGCGCGCTCCGCTGCCGGACAAGTCACGGCTCGAGCGCCAATTCTAG
- a CDS encoding DUF5989 family protein, translating to MLSVIKELWAFMRERKKLWLAPIILVMVLISGLLFLAQGTALAPFIYSIF from the coding sequence ATGCTGTCCGTTATAAAGGAGCTGTGGGCCTTCATGCGCGAGCGGAAGAAGCTGTGGCTGGCGCCGATCATCCTGGTGATGGTCCTGATCAGCGGCTTGTTGTTCCTCGCTCAGGGGACGGCGCTCGCCCCGTTCATCTACTCGATCTTCTAA
- a CDS encoding SusC/RagA family TonB-linked outer membrane protein — MTRLARTRITVPLFALALSLFGAQEAQTQAAVITGRVTNEQGAPIPGANVAIRTLGVGAQADASGDYSFTVPDAQANGQTVAVTARFIGFTPATRNIALTAGTQTVNFSLRADPFRLEEVVVTGVATGTSQKKLTFSVATVTEAQMKEVPASSPIAALAGKISGARIAIGRGNPGSQPSIRLRGSTNLGVGGSTPLILVDGVITRSTIADIDANDIESIEVLKGAAAASFYGSDAANGVVSITTKRGRDLPDNKLAFTLRSEYGQSGFQRYVPLNQHHFYVLNPDGRIRETAAGQRVVDTEGGFAYADNSYPAIGPDRWRNQLKTWLEDGVFYSNNLQLGLRRGNTNFHTSYTADRNQGVVPFTSGQHRQNVRLNVDQGLGSKADLSLSTTYGTNKNDYNPDDAPSWFSFMQMPGDVDLRNPSGSDPVEFYPLIPTNKSASSRVNPLYDLVNREFDLRRERIIGSASLRFRPFEWLRLETSYGTDRLNRLQTSYGYRGILGETGVPEEGDLSRFTQNIIGDNMGARAIATKQFGPILSTTGFAYNYEQNRLSQFSAGGSKLNVNAVPDLDALDPAQVSIGSFQSLSRSESYMGSQAFDIRDRYLLDFLIRNDGSSLFGPGNRRESFYRISGAWRLSEDFRIPGVQEFKIRGAQGTAGLRPQFANQYETYSVSDGQISKQQQGNRLLKPAIQTETEFGINTSFANRFDLEIVQANRVTEGAFLAIPLSLAQSGGFSTQVQNAADVSAKTTEIALQTRVFDRPNFSYSFSLTGDHTTQKIDKLGRAPFRVNPENLQGQDAFYYWEGQPLGIIYGTKWVRTFAELKQNPANAAAVESDYMVNSLGYLVAKSNIGSPIRYVTADADGLTQNQHIIGDVNPDYSFGFANNLRWNAFSVYALLDGQRGGNIYNFTKQWMFQDERHGDQDQFGKADADKIPQSFYSGGVSLYNGLVASDYFVEDGSYVKLRELSVAYRLGDRALQVAGLNRFASGIKLALIGRNLLTWTDYSGFDPEVTSGTDFNFRMDGFRYPNFRTFTGQVEITF; from the coding sequence ATGACAAGACTCGCACGTACGCGAATCACCGTCCCGCTCTTCGCGCTTGCACTGAGCCTGTTTGGTGCTCAGGAAGCGCAGACGCAGGCGGCGGTCATCACAGGTCGGGTGACCAACGAACAGGGCGCGCCGATTCCGGGCGCCAACGTCGCCATCCGGACTCTCGGAGTCGGGGCGCAGGCTGACGCCAGCGGCGACTACTCATTCACCGTGCCGGACGCGCAGGCGAACGGCCAAACGGTCGCCGTGACCGCCAGATTCATCGGCTTCACGCCGGCCACGCGCAACATCGCGCTGACCGCCGGAACGCAGACGGTGAACTTCTCCCTCCGCGCCGATCCGTTCCGCCTCGAAGAGGTGGTCGTGACGGGTGTCGCCACCGGGACGTCGCAGAAGAAGCTGACGTTCTCGGTCGCCACGGTCACTGAAGCTCAGATGAAGGAAGTTCCGGCCAGCTCGCCGATCGCAGCGCTTGCGGGCAAGATTTCAGGCGCGAGGATCGCGATCGGCCGCGGTAACCCCGGTTCGCAGCCGTCGATCCGCCTCCGCGGCTCGACCAACCTTGGCGTCGGTGGCAGCACGCCGCTGATCCTCGTTGACGGCGTCATCACGCGGAGCACGATCGCCGACATCGATGCGAACGACATCGAGTCCATCGAAGTCCTGAAGGGAGCGGCGGCCGCGTCGTTCTACGGCTCCGACGCCGCCAACGGCGTGGTGAGCATCACCACGAAGCGTGGCCGCGATCTCCCGGATAACAAGCTGGCGTTCACGCTGCGGTCCGAGTACGGGCAGTCGGGCTTCCAGCGCTACGTTCCGCTCAACCAGCACCACTTCTACGTCCTGAATCCCGACGGCCGAATTCGGGAGACGGCGGCAGGTCAGAGAGTCGTGGATACGGAGGGCGGCTTCGCCTACGCCGACAACTCGTACCCCGCTATCGGACCGGACCGGTGGCGCAACCAGCTGAAGACGTGGCTCGAAGACGGCGTCTTCTACAGCAACAACCTGCAGCTCGGACTGCGTCGCGGAAACACGAACTTCCACACCTCTTACACGGCCGACCGCAATCAGGGCGTCGTTCCGTTCACCAGCGGCCAGCACCGCCAGAACGTGCGGCTGAACGTTGACCAGGGGCTGGGCAGCAAGGCGGATCTCTCGCTCAGCACCACGTACGGAACCAATAAGAACGACTACAATCCGGACGACGCTCCATCCTGGTTCAGCTTCATGCAGATGCCGGGCGACGTGGATCTCCGGAATCCGAGCGGGTCGGATCCGGTTGAGTTTTACCCATTGATCCCGACCAACAAGTCGGCCAGCTCCCGTGTGAATCCGCTCTATGATCTGGTGAACCGGGAGTTCGACCTTCGGCGTGAGCGCATCATCGGCTCGGCGTCGTTGCGCTTTCGTCCGTTCGAGTGGCTCCGCCTCGAGACCAGTTACGGAACCGACCGTCTCAACCGGCTCCAGACCAGCTATGGGTACCGCGGGATTCTCGGTGAGACGGGTGTGCCTGAGGAGGGTGACCTCAGCCGCTTCACGCAAAACATAATCGGCGACAACATGGGCGCCCGCGCGATCGCGACCAAGCAGTTCGGCCCGATCCTCTCGACAACGGGCTTTGCCTACAACTACGAGCAGAACCGGCTGAGCCAGTTTTCCGCTGGCGGCAGCAAGTTGAACGTGAACGCCGTGCCGGATCTCGACGCGCTCGACCCGGCGCAGGTTTCCATCGGGTCGTTCCAATCGCTGTCGCGGTCCGAGAGCTACATGGGCTCGCAGGCGTTCGATATCAGAGATCGGTACCTGCTCGACTTCCTGATCCGGAACGACGGCTCATCGTTGTTCGGTCCCGGAAACCGCCGCGAGAGCTTCTATCGCATCTCCGGCGCGTGGCGTCTCAGCGAGGATTTCAGAATTCCTGGCGTGCAGGAGTTCAAGATCCGCGGGGCGCAGGGCACCGCCGGTCTGCGGCCGCAGTTCGCCAACCAGTACGAGACGTACTCGGTGAGCGACGGGCAGATCTCCAAGCAGCAGCAGGGTAACAGGCTGCTCAAGCCGGCGATCCAGACCGAGACGGAGTTCGGCATCAACACGAGCTTCGCCAACAGGTTCGATCTCGAGATCGTGCAGGCCAACCGCGTGACGGAAGGCGCGTTCCTGGCGATTCCGCTGTCGCTCGCGCAGTCCGGCGGCTTCAGCACGCAGGTACAGAACGCCGCCGACGTCTCGGCGAAGACCACCGAGATAGCGCTCCAGACGCGGGTGTTCGACCGGCCGAACTTCAGCTACTCGTTCAGCCTGACCGGCGATCACACGACCCAGAAGATCGACAAGCTGGGCCGCGCTCCGTTCCGCGTGAACCCGGAAAATCTGCAGGGGCAGGACGCCTTCTATTACTGGGAAGGTCAGCCGCTCGGCATCATCTATGGCACCAAGTGGGTTCGCACGTTTGCCGAGCTGAAGCAGAATCCGGCTAACGCGGCGGCGGTGGAGAGCGATTACATGGTTAACTCGCTCGGCTATCTGGTGGCCAAGAGCAACATCGGGTCTCCCATCAGATATGTCACGGCCGATGCAGATGGCCTCACCCAGAACCAGCACATCATCGGCGACGTGAATCCCGATTACAGCTTCGGCTTTGCGAACAACCTCCGCTGGAACGCCTTCTCTGTTTACGCCCTGCTCGACGGGCAGAGAGGCGGCAACATCTACAATTTCACCAAGCAGTGGATGTTCCAGGATGAACGCCACGGTGACCAGGACCAGTTCGGCAAGGCCGACGCGGACAAGATTCCGCAGAGCTTCTATTCGGGCGGCGTCAGCTTGTACAACGGTCTTGTCGCCAGCGATTACTTCGTCGAGGACGGCTCCTACGTCAAGCTGCGCGAGCTCTCCGTCGCGTACAGGCTGGGTGACCGTGCGCTTCAGGTCGCCGGCTTGAACCGGTTCGCCAGCGGCATCAAGCTGGCGCTGATCGGCCGCAACCTGCTCACGTGGACCGACTACAGCGGGTTCGATCCGGAAGTTACGTCCGGCACGGACTTCAACTTCCGCATGGACGGTTTCCGCTATCCCAACTTCCGGACATTCACGGGTCAGGTAGAGATCACGTTCTGA
- a CDS encoding GDSL-type esterase/lipase family protein, whose protein sequence is MSNKASAGARKPISKRRYAIYTAISLVLPFALLGLLELGLRVARPDGGLPLFERAAFVRGDYLVASRSVGQRWFGGVRNAPAPPAEPFSRVKPARAFRVFVLGESTTAGFPYPRNGTFSRLLRDMLTDALPGDSVEVVNLGVAATNSFAMLDMAGEIVAQQPDAVLVYAGHNEYYGALGAASRVEIPGGAGAVRLYLGLLRFRTVLAARGALTALTGRRGETETDLEAASLMEILARDREVPLGGERYAAGLRQFETNLAALVRAFRREGIPVFVGSLVSNLRDQPPFASETNRLPDGAAAVFDSARAALAGGDSAGAARLFARARDLDVVRFRAPGEFNEVIRRISGATGATYVPVAEAFERGSPAGVPGSELLLEHVHPNRAGYALIGRVFLDAIAASRVLGGRTDRSRVRPLSEYAARTTLTAFDERIAHHLVRTLGSRWPFVPVERQVDYRGTYVPADLLDSLAFDVSRGAPWEAAKLRLAADYERRRQYDSAAAEYAGLARDAPFFDEPLRLLARALALAGREAAADSALRRAVSIRPTADALAQLGATAVNRRELGEAIAFFRRSLALAPNQPEVLYQLSLTYGMANDIPQARATAAQLQRLSPGHPGLADWLASLGFR, encoded by the coding sequence TTGTCAAATAAAGCGTCAGCCGGAGCCCGGAAGCCGATATCGAAGCGCAGATACGCAATCTATACGGCGATCTCGCTGGTCCTCCCGTTCGCGCTGCTCGGCCTCCTGGAGCTGGGCCTGCGCGTGGCGCGTCCGGACGGCGGCCTGCCGCTGTTCGAGAGGGCGGCGTTCGTCCGCGGCGATTATCTGGTCGCGAGCCGGTCGGTTGGGCAGCGGTGGTTCGGTGGAGTGCGCAACGCGCCCGCGCCTCCCGCCGAGCCTTTCTCGCGCGTCAAGCCCGCGCGCGCGTTTCGAGTGTTCGTGCTGGGCGAGTCCACTACCGCGGGCTTTCCCTATCCCCGCAACGGGACGTTCTCCCGGCTCCTGCGCGACATGCTCACCGACGCGCTCCCCGGCGACTCGGTCGAGGTCGTGAACCTCGGCGTCGCCGCGACCAACAGCTTCGCGATGCTGGACATGGCGGGCGAGATCGTCGCGCAGCAGCCCGACGCGGTGCTGGTCTACGCGGGGCACAACGAGTATTACGGCGCGCTCGGCGCGGCATCGCGCGTGGAGATCCCCGGTGGCGCCGGCGCGGTCAGGCTCTATCTCGGACTGCTGCGGTTCCGCACGGTCCTGGCGGCGCGCGGCGCTCTGACGGCGCTGACCGGTCGCCGCGGCGAAACGGAAACGGACCTCGAAGCGGCGAGCCTGATGGAGATACTCGCCCGCGACCGTGAGGTCCCGCTGGGGGGCGAGCGGTACGCCGCCGGCTTGCGCCAGTTCGAGACGAACCTGGCCGCGCTCGTGCGCGCGTTCAGGCGGGAAGGAATCCCCGTCTTCGTGGGGAGCCTCGTCAGCAACCTGCGCGACCAGCCGCCGTTCGCCTCGGAGACGAACCGGCTGCCGGATGGCGCGGCCGCCGTGTTCGACAGCGCGCGGGCCGCGCTGGCGGGCGGTGACAGCGCCGGCGCCGCGCGGTTGTTCGCGCGCGCGCGCGATCTCGATGTGGTGCGCTTTCGCGCGCCCGGCGAATTCAATGAAGTGATCCGGCGGATCAGCGGCGCCACCGGCGCTACGTACGTGCCGGTGGCGGAAGCGTTCGAGCGAGGCTCACCCGCCGGCGTCCCCGGATCCGAGCTGCTGCTGGAGCACGTCCACCCGAACCGCGCGGGCTACGCCCTCATCGGCCGCGTGTTCCTCGACGCGATCGCGGCGAGTCGCGTGCTCGGCGGCCGGACCGACCGCTCCCGGGTGCGGCCGCTGAGCGAGTATGCCGCGAGGACGACGCTGACCGCGTTCGACGAGCGGATCGCGCATCACCTGGTGCGCACGCTGGGCTCCCGCTGGCCGTTCGTGCCGGTCGAGCGGCAGGTGGATTATCGCGGGACCTACGTTCCCGCGGATCTGCTCGACAGCCTCGCGTTCGACGTCTCGCGGGGCGCGCCGTGGGAGGCCGCGAAGCTGAGACTCGCCGCGGATTACGAGCGGCGGCGGCAGTACGATTCGGCGGCCGCGGAGTATGCCGGACTCGCTCGCGACGCGCCGTTCTTCGACGAGCCGCTCAGGCTCCTTGCGCGCGCCCTCGCTCTCGCGGGGAGGGAGGCTGCCGCCGACTCCGCCCTCCGGCGCGCCGTCTCCATCCGGCCCACAGCGGACGCGCTCGCCCAGCTCGGAGCCACCGCTGTGAACCGCCGGGAGCTCGGCGAGGCGATCGCATTTTTCCGCCGCTCGCTCGCGCTGGCGCCCAACCAGCCGGAAGTGCTGTATCAGCTTTCTCTCACATATGGCATGGCGAACGACATTCCGCAGGCGCGAGCGACCGCGGCGCAGCTGCAACGGCTGAGCCCGGGTCATCCCGGGCTGGCCGACTGGCTCGCGAGTCTGGGATTTCGCTGA
- a CDS encoding carbamoyltransferase: protein MASGYVLGISAFYHDSAACLLDAEGIVAAAQEERFTRLKGDERFPGNAARYCLDAGGIAAGDLDAVVFYEKPLLKFERLLETYLDIAPRGFGSFRRAGPLWMKERLFAERDLREGLSGYGGKLLYAEHHESHAASAYYPSPFDEAAVLTIDGVGEWATATIGVGRGAELELLEDLRFPDSVGLLYSAFTYQAGFKVNSGEYKLMGLAPFGQPRYVDRIYSHLLDALDDGSFRLDQRYFDYRGGLRMTNRRFDQLFDGPPRKPEAPITQREMDLASSVQVVCEDIVLAMARHAHRRTGLANLCMAGGVALNAVANGRLVREGPFSEVWVQPAAGDAGGALGAAYVARHKYFGTPRPAPTGDSMRAALLGPAFGAEAIRDTLDASGARYQEVRGTTPADAAAAMIADGQVVGWFQGRMEFGPRALGARSILADARDPDMQSRINQKIKFREGFRPFAPSVLSERATEYFEIKGDAPYMTVVYPVAETRRRTPGETGLDGLPRVHEVRSDIPAVTHLDHSARVQTVSRRENPEFYEVIASFDRLTGCPVVVNTSFNVRGEPIVCTPRDAYACFARTRLDALVIGPFIVRRAGQDEASLAAAAPGTGATGLD from the coding sequence GTGGCTAGCGGATACGTCCTCGGAATATCCGCGTTCTATCACGACAGCGCCGCGTGCCTCCTCGACGCCGAGGGGATCGTCGCAGCCGCGCAGGAAGAGCGCTTCACCCGGCTGAAGGGCGACGAGCGCTTCCCGGGAAATGCCGCCCGGTACTGCCTGGACGCGGGCGGAATCGCCGCCGGCGATCTCGACGCCGTTGTCTTTTACGAGAAGCCTCTGCTCAAGTTCGAGCGTCTGCTCGAGACGTACCTCGACATAGCGCCCCGGGGATTCGGCTCGTTCCGCCGCGCCGGCCCCCTGTGGATGAAGGAGCGTCTCTTCGCCGAGCGCGACCTTCGTGAGGGGCTGAGCGGCTACGGCGGCAAGCTGTTGTACGCCGAGCACCACGAGTCGCACGCCGCCAGCGCGTACTATCCTTCCCCGTTCGACGAGGCCGCCGTGCTCACGATCGACGGCGTCGGTGAATGGGCCACGGCCACCATCGGGGTCGGTCGAGGCGCGGAGCTGGAGCTGCTCGAGGACCTCCGCTTCCCCGACTCGGTCGGACTGCTTTACTCGGCATTCACCTACCAGGCTGGCTTCAAGGTGAACAGCGGCGAATACAAGCTGATGGGGCTCGCGCCCTTTGGTCAGCCGCGATACGTGGACCGGATCTACTCCCATCTGCTCGACGCGCTCGACGACGGCTCCTTCCGTCTCGACCAGCGGTACTTCGACTACCGCGGCGGCCTGCGAATGACCAACCGGCGGTTCGACCAGCTGTTCGACGGACCACCACGGAAGCCGGAGGCCCCGATCACGCAGCGGGAGATGGATCTGGCCAGCTCGGTCCAGGTCGTGTGCGAGGACATCGTGCTGGCGATGGCCCGGCACGCGCACCGGCGCACCGGCCTGGCCAACCTTTGCATGGCCGGCGGCGTCGCCTTGAACGCGGTGGCCAACGGCCGGCTTGTGCGCGAGGGCCCGTTCTCCGAAGTCTGGGTGCAGCCGGCGGCGGGGGACGCGGGCGGTGCCCTCGGCGCCGCGTATGTCGCGCGCCACAAGTACTTCGGCACGCCACGGCCGGCTCCGACGGGCGACTCCATGCGCGCCGCGCTGCTCGGCCCCGCGTTCGGAGCCGAGGCCATCCGGGACACGCTCGACGCTTCGGGCGCGCGGTACCAAGAGGTGCGTGGTACCACGCCCGCCGACGCCGCGGCCGCCATGATCGCCGACGGGCAGGTCGTGGGCTGGTTCCAGGGACGGATGGAGTTCGGCCCGCGGGCCTTGGGCGCGCGCAGCATCCTGGCCGACGCGCGCGATCCCGACATGCAGTCCAGGATCAATCAGAAGATCAAGTTCCGCGAAGGATTCCGGCCGTTCGCGCCCAGCGTGCTGAGCGAGCGGGCGACGGAATATTTCGAGATCAAAGGCGACGCGCCGTACATGACGGTCGTGTACCCGGTGGCCGAGACCAGACGGCGAACACCCGGCGAGACCGGACTCGACGGGCTGCCGCGCGTCCACGAGGTGCGCTCCGACATCCCGGCCGTCACGCATCTCGACCACTCCGCTCGCGTGCAGACCGTGTCACGCCGGGAAAACCCGGAATTCTACGAGGTGATCGCGAGCTTCGACCGTCTCACGGGCTGCCCGGTGGTGGTGAACACGTCCTTCAACGTTCGCGGCGAGCCGATCGTGTGTACGCCGCGCGATGCGTACGCCTGCTTCGCCCGCACGCGGCTGGACGCGCTGGTGATCGGCCCGTTCATCGTGCGGCGCGCGGGCCAGGATGAAGCCTCGCTGGCCGCCGCCGCGCCCGGCACCGGCGCGACCGGGCTGGATTGA
- a CDS encoding carboxypeptidase regulatory-like domain-containing protein translates to MTRRTSAPSRTYAIWIALLIGAVSFIPSAAFAQAVSGTVVDSLGGAITGAHVSIEGTSAATITDDGGAFRFQRVPPGTITLNVRRLGYRQRSVTVESGGPGATGIVIRLVAVPEVLPTVEVVRKPEVFEPRLAGFNARRERRVGHFITRDQLDRHDSPRFADALRTIPGVVVRPLRGSGGGRTIAIRGNCSPLVFFDGFPAAAGPVDLDMIDLASVEGIEVYSGLATVPPEFRSIQGTERCGVIAIWSRPFRPRPRRLAEARAGELDRAVASPAVYTAAEVDEPAILVPGSVEPAYPDTLWQAGLSGRVVAEFIVGADGVIEQGTFSVASTTHPYFSAAVRAALESAIFRSARLAGKAVRQLVQVPFVFDRTQPTPGQESQPDGSRS, encoded by the coding sequence GTGACGCGACGCACATCAGCGCCAAGCCGCACGTACGCCATCTGGATCGCCCTGTTGATCGGCGCGGTCTCCTTCATACCCTCCGCGGCTTTCGCGCAGGCCGTGAGCGGCACCGTCGTCGATTCACTGGGCGGCGCGATCACCGGCGCCCACGTTTCCATAGAGGGAACCAGCGCGGCCACCATAACCGACGATGGCGGCGCGTTTCGCTTTCAGCGCGTTCCTCCCGGCACCATCACGCTGAACGTCCGCCGGCTTGGTTACAGGCAGCGGTCGGTCACCGTGGAATCCGGCGGGCCTGGTGCAACGGGCATCGTCATCCGACTGGTCGCCGTGCCGGAGGTGCTGCCGACGGTGGAAGTCGTTCGCAAGCCCGAGGTGTTCGAGCCGCGGCTCGCGGGATTCAACGCCCGCCGCGAGAGGCGCGTCGGCCATTTCATCACGCGGGATCAGCTGGACCGGCACGATTCTCCGCGGTTCGCGGACGCTCTCCGGACGATCCCCGGTGTGGTCGTGCGTCCCCTCCGGGGGTCCGGCGGGGGCAGGACGATCGCCATCCGCGGCAACTGCTCGCCGCTCGTCTTTTTTGACGGCTTCCCCGCGGCGGCCGGACCGGTCGATCTCGACATGATCGATCTCGCCAGCGTCGAAGGGATCGAGGTGTATTCGGGACTCGCCACGGTCCCGCCGGAGTTCCGCAGCATCCAGGGTACGGAGCGGTGCGGAGTGATAGCCATATGGTCGAGACCCTTTCGGCCGCGGCCGCGGCGACTCGCCGAAGCCCGGGCAGGGGAGCTGGACCGCGCGGTGGCCTCGCCAGCGGTTTATACCGCCGCCGAGGTGGACGAGCCGGCGATCCTGGTGCCTGGCAGCGTGGAGCCAGCCTATCCTGACACGCTCTGGCAGGCGGGTTTGAGCGGCCGGGTCGTCGCGGAGTTCATCGTCGGGGCCGACGGGGTGATCGAGCAGGGCACGTTCAGCGTCGCTTCCACGACCCACCCCTACTTCTCGGCGGCGGTTCGCGCGGCGCTCGAAAGCGCCATCTTTAGATCTGCTAGATTGGCAGGCAAGGCTGTCCGGCAGCTCGTTCAAGTACCATTTGTTTTCGACCGTACACAGCCGACCCCGGGACAGGAGTCGCAGCCCGACGGGAGCCGTTCCTAG
- a CDS encoding RagB/SusD family nutrient uptake outer membrane protein, which translates to MTRFRKLYTMVGAGALLFGSACADLEVTNPNAPDVERALASAEDVKNLAVSTINSWYLTSTYLEPYLATSVTADMLTANYGNFGMRFNNLEPRIAYENLSAGGDREVARAPWDFNYSTLGAANDALRAFGSGVALATAAETAKYKHLAMFTQAASLMNIALWFDQAFIVDETFDPNGPRPELEPYTAISAAALAKWEALIASSAGNTATYSQGELPMVGNLTGAKINRLANTFAALTMAYTPRNATENAAVNWAKVATLADKGIGTGSAGAPFDMFVTGDLTNWWSYINYYGNENSWTRTDHRLINLMDGTTPPKFDGTVPPKGTSPDARYESDFQYCQASNPPATGTVASCTTPVLGDPGRGIYMQSVWYHRRYAHHARTTSTTRGQTPVPYILAAESDLLRAEALIRSGGSKTTAATLINNSRVTRGSLPALTGVEDNATLLAAIDYERQVELFSTNGLDLQRARQGLTARLQAGTFRHLPIPAKELETLGLPIYTFGGPGKEQ; encoded by the coding sequence ATGACCAGATTTAGAAAGCTGTACACGATGGTTGGAGCCGGCGCGCTGCTGTTCGGTAGCGCCTGCGCCGACCTCGAAGTGACGAACCCGAACGCGCCGGACGTCGAGCGCGCTCTGGCTTCGGCTGAAGACGTGAAGAACCTCGCGGTCTCGACGATCAACTCGTGGTACCTCACGAGCACGTACCTCGAGCCGTACCTGGCAACATCGGTAACGGCCGACATGCTCACGGCGAACTACGGCAACTTCGGCATGAGGTTCAACAACCTGGAGCCGCGGATCGCGTACGAGAATCTCTCGGCGGGAGGCGATCGTGAGGTTGCCAGAGCGCCGTGGGACTTCAACTACAGCACGCTCGGCGCCGCGAACGACGCCCTGCGCGCGTTCGGCAGCGGAGTCGCTCTGGCCACCGCGGCAGAGACGGCGAAGTACAAGCACCTCGCGATGTTCACGCAGGCCGCTTCGCTGATGAACATCGCCCTGTGGTTCGACCAGGCGTTCATCGTGGATGAGACCTTCGATCCGAACGGCCCACGGCCTGAGCTCGAGCCTTACACGGCGATCTCGGCCGCGGCGCTGGCGAAGTGGGAGGCGCTGATTGCCTCGAGCGCCGGCAATACCGCTACGTACTCGCAGGGCGAGCTGCCGATGGTGGGCAACCTGACGGGTGCGAAGATCAACAGACTGGCGAACACCTTCGCCGCTCTGACCATGGCGTACACTCCACGGAACGCTACGGAGAACGCGGCGGTGAACTGGGCGAAGGTCGCCACGCTCGCCGACAAGGGCATCGGAACCGGTTCGGCCGGCGCTCCTTTCGACATGTTCGTTACCGGCGACCTCACCAACTGGTGGTCGTACATCAATTACTACGGCAACGAGAATAGCTGGACGCGGACGGACCATCGCCTCATCAATCTGATGGACGGTACGACCCCGCCGAAGTTCGACGGTACGGTCCCGCCCAAGGGCACGTCGCCGGATGCCCGGTACGAGTCGGACTTCCAGTACTGCCAGGCCAGCAATCCACCGGCTACGGGAACCGTGGCTTCCTGTACGACGCCTGTACTCGGCGATCCCGGCAGAGGGATCTACATGCAGAGCGTCTGGTACCACAGGAGATACGCGCACCACGCTCGCACGACGTCAACCACGCGCGGCCAAACTCCGGTGCCATACATCCTGGCGGCCGAGAGCGATCTGCTTAGAGCGGAAGCGCTGATCCGGTCGGGTGGCAGCAAGACGACGGCCGCCACGCTCATCAACAACAGCCGCGTGACGCGGGGCAGTCTGCCCGCGCTGACCGGCGTCGAGGACAATGCTACGCTGCTCGCCGCGATAGACTACGAGCGTCAGGTCGAGTTGTTCAGCACCAACGGGCTCGATCTGCAGAGAGCCCGCCAGGGTCTCACGGCGCGGTTGCAGGCGGGAACGTTCCGCCACCTCCCGATTCCTGCGAAGGAGCTGGAGACGCTTGGTCTGCCGATTTACACCTTCGGTGGTCCCGGCAAGGAACAGTAA